From Cucumis melo cultivar AY chromosome 1, USDA_Cmelo_AY_1.0, whole genome shotgun sequence, a single genomic window includes:
- the LOC103492773 gene encoding uncharacterized protein LOC103492773 isoform X2, producing the protein MLVPCLLLNTGKFLFLMMAVDLDLGNYERFLDLTLTRENNITTGKIYQSVLEKERRGDYLGKTVQVVPHITDAIKNHIESVATIPVDGQEGPADVCVIELGGTVGDIESMPFIEALRQLSFSVGPDNFCLIHVSLVPVLGVVGEQKTKPTQHSVRELRALGLTPHLLACRSAQPILDNTKEKLSQFCHVPAGNILNVHDVPNIWHVPLLLRNQNAHLSILKQLNLLRIAAAPDLRDWTNLAATHDNLTNSVKIAMVGKYVGLTDSYLSVVKALLHACIACSLKPSIDWIAASDLEDESSKSTPEAHAAAWEALRKASCVLVPGGFGDRGVKGMILAAKYARENKVPYFGICLGMQISVIEFARSVLGWEKANSTEFDDATPNPVVIFMPEGSKTHMGSTMRLGSRRTLFQTADCITSRMYHNSAHVDERHRHRYEVNPEFIGAFEEAGLKFVGKDETGNRMEILELPSHPFYVGVQFHPEFKSRPRRPSPVFLGFILAATGQLNLYLEKQQNGS; encoded by the exons ATGCTGGTACCATGTCTCCTTTTGAACACGGGGAAGTTTTTGTTCTTGATGATGGCG GTTGATTTAGACTTGGGTAACTATGAACGATTCCTGGATTTAACGTTGACAAGAGAGAACAATATTACTACAGGAAAAATTTATCAG TCTGTTCTTGAGAAGGAACGAAGGGGTGATTACCTTGGGAAGACCGTTCAG GTGGTTCCACACATCACAGATGCCATTAAAAATCATATTGAGTCAGTCGCCACCATTCCTGTGGATGGCCAAGAGGGCCCTGCAGATGTTTGCGTGATAGAATTAGGAGGGACTGTAG GTGACATAGAATCAATGCCGTTCATTGAAGCTTTGCGACAACTTTCCTTTTCAGTTG GTCCAGACAACTTCTGCCTTATCCATGTGAGCTTAGTGCCAGTATTGGGAGTCGTTGGAGAGCAA AAAACAAAGCCTACACAACACAGTGTTCGAGAACTTAGAGCTTTAGGCTTAACTCCACATCTGCTGGCGTGTCGATCTGCTCAG CCTATACTGGACAATACAAAGGAGAAGCTTTCACAGTTTTGTCATGTTCCA GCTGGTAACATTCTCAATGTCCATGATGTTCCAAACATCTGGCACGTTCCACTCTTGCTTAGG AACCAGAATGCTCATCTTTCAATTCTTAAACAACTCAACTTGCTCAG AATTGCTGCAGCTCCTGATTTGCGTGACTGGACAAATTTGGCTGCAACTCATGATAATCTCACAAATTCA GTGAAAATTGCGATGGTGGGAAAGTACGTTGGTTTGACGGATTCATACCTCTCTGTTGTGAAG GCCCTTCTTCATGCATGCATTGCATGTTCTTTGAAGCCATCAATTGATTGGATTGCTGCTTCTGATCTTGAGGACGAAAGTTCCAAATCG ACACCGGAAGCACATGCTGCTGCATGGGAGGCTCTGAGG AAAGCATCTTGTGTCTTGGTTCCTGGAGGATTTGGAGATCGGGGAGTGAAAGGCATGATATTGGCTGCAAAGTATGCCAGAGAAAACAAAGTTCCATATTTTGGGATATGCTTGGGCATGCAGATATCTGTAATTGAGTTTGCTAGAAGT GTTTTGGGTTGGGAAAAGGCAAACAGTACAGAGTTTGATGATGCGACACCAAACCCTGTTGTTATTTTCATGCCTGAG GGATCGAAGACCCATATGGGAAGCACTATGAGATTAGGATCTCGAAGAACCCTATTCCAGACTGCTGATTGTATTACTTCAAGGAT GTATCATAACTCAGCACACGTGGATGAACGGCATCGACATAGATATGAG GTAAACCCAGAGTTCATCGGGGCTTTTGAAGAAGCTGGCCTTAAATTTGTTGGAAAGGATGAGACAGGAAATAGAATGGAG ATTTTAGAGCTTCCAAGCCATCCCTTCTATGTTGGTGTACAATTTCATCCAGAATTTAAATCACGGCCTAGGAGGCCATCGCCCGTCTTTCTAG GTTTTATACTGGCGGCAACGGGGCAGTTAAACTTGTATCTTGAAAAGCAACAAAATGGAAGTTGA
- the LOC103492773 gene encoding uncharacterized protein LOC103492773 isoform X1: MKYVLVTGGVVSGLGKGVTASSIGLVLKACGLRVTSIKIDPYLNMDAGTMSPFEHGEVFVLDDGGEVDLDLGNYERFLDLTLTRENNITTGKIYQSVLEKERRGDYLGKTVQVVPHITDAIKNHIESVATIPVDGQEGPADVCVIELGGTVGDIESMPFIEALRQLSFSVGPDNFCLIHVSLVPVLGVVGEQKTKPTQHSVRELRALGLTPHLLACRSAQPILDNTKEKLSQFCHVPAGNILNVHDVPNIWHVPLLLRNQNAHLSILKQLNLLRIAAAPDLRDWTNLAATHDNLTNSVKIAMVGKYVGLTDSYLSVVKALLHACIACSLKPSIDWIAASDLEDESSKSTPEAHAAAWEALRKASCVLVPGGFGDRGVKGMILAAKYARENKVPYFGICLGMQISVIEFARSVLGWEKANSTEFDDATPNPVVIFMPEGSKTHMGSTMRLGSRRTLFQTADCITSRMYHNSAHVDERHRHRYEVNPEFIGAFEEAGLKFVGKDETGNRMEILELPSHPFYVGVQFHPEFKSRPRRPSPVFLGFILAATGQLNLYLEKQQNGS, from the exons ATGAAGTACGTTTTAGTCACCGGCGGCGTCGTCAGTGGACTCGGCAAAGGCGTTACCGCCAGCAGTATTGGCCTTGTACTCAAAGCCTGTGGTTTACGAGTCACCTCCATCAAAATAG ATCCGTACTTGAATATGGATGCTGGTACCATGTCTCCTTTTGAACACGGGGAAGTTTTTGTTCTTGATGATGGCGGTGAG GTTGATTTAGACTTGGGTAACTATGAACGATTCCTGGATTTAACGTTGACAAGAGAGAACAATATTACTACAGGAAAAATTTATCAG TCTGTTCTTGAGAAGGAACGAAGGGGTGATTACCTTGGGAAGACCGTTCAG GTGGTTCCACACATCACAGATGCCATTAAAAATCATATTGAGTCAGTCGCCACCATTCCTGTGGATGGCCAAGAGGGCCCTGCAGATGTTTGCGTGATAGAATTAGGAGGGACTGTAG GTGACATAGAATCAATGCCGTTCATTGAAGCTTTGCGACAACTTTCCTTTTCAGTTG GTCCAGACAACTTCTGCCTTATCCATGTGAGCTTAGTGCCAGTATTGGGAGTCGTTGGAGAGCAA AAAACAAAGCCTACACAACACAGTGTTCGAGAACTTAGAGCTTTAGGCTTAACTCCACATCTGCTGGCGTGTCGATCTGCTCAG CCTATACTGGACAATACAAAGGAGAAGCTTTCACAGTTTTGTCATGTTCCA GCTGGTAACATTCTCAATGTCCATGATGTTCCAAACATCTGGCACGTTCCACTCTTGCTTAGG AACCAGAATGCTCATCTTTCAATTCTTAAACAACTCAACTTGCTCAG AATTGCTGCAGCTCCTGATTTGCGTGACTGGACAAATTTGGCTGCAACTCATGATAATCTCACAAATTCA GTGAAAATTGCGATGGTGGGAAAGTACGTTGGTTTGACGGATTCATACCTCTCTGTTGTGAAG GCCCTTCTTCATGCATGCATTGCATGTTCTTTGAAGCCATCAATTGATTGGATTGCTGCTTCTGATCTTGAGGACGAAAGTTCCAAATCG ACACCGGAAGCACATGCTGCTGCATGGGAGGCTCTGAGG AAAGCATCTTGTGTCTTGGTTCCTGGAGGATTTGGAGATCGGGGAGTGAAAGGCATGATATTGGCTGCAAAGTATGCCAGAGAAAACAAAGTTCCATATTTTGGGATATGCTTGGGCATGCAGATATCTGTAATTGAGTTTGCTAGAAGT GTTTTGGGTTGGGAAAAGGCAAACAGTACAGAGTTTGATGATGCGACACCAAACCCTGTTGTTATTTTCATGCCTGAG GGATCGAAGACCCATATGGGAAGCACTATGAGATTAGGATCTCGAAGAACCCTATTCCAGACTGCTGATTGTATTACTTCAAGGAT GTATCATAACTCAGCACACGTGGATGAACGGCATCGACATAGATATGAG GTAAACCCAGAGTTCATCGGGGCTTTTGAAGAAGCTGGCCTTAAATTTGTTGGAAAGGATGAGACAGGAAATAGAATGGAG ATTTTAGAGCTTCCAAGCCATCCCTTCTATGTTGGTGTACAATTTCATCCAGAATTTAAATCACGGCCTAGGAGGCCATCGCCCGTCTTTCTAG GTTTTATACTGGCGGCAACGGGGCAGTTAAACTTGTATCTTGAAAAGCAACAAAATGGAAGTTGA